GAAAGCCGTTAATGCCTTGCCAAGAAAGGAGAGTTCGGTTTGTGGCATCTCGTGTTTCACAGGCTCCTGGCTGCGCAGGTAGGAGATGATGGCCACGATATCCGCATCGCTCATGTCCTGAAAAGGCATGAACGGAAACAGTTGATCGCCGTTTGCCCGCACGTTATGACGCAGGGCGCGCGCCAATTGTCCGTCGCTGAAATGACCGATGCCCGTCTCAGGGTCCGGCGTCAGGTTAGGTGCACGAAAGGTTCCGGGTGGGATGGCCAGTTCCCATCCACCGCTTAACGGAATAACAGCACCCTGATCCACATCATTGATCTTATCCATCGGTACATGGCAAGTCGCGCAGTGCGCAGGACCAAAGATCAGGTACTTTCCCCTGGCGATAACCGCCGAATCCGTACTCGCATGGAGATCAGGCAATGCTATTTCGTCATAACTCTTGTGCCAGCTGAGTTGTACGTAAACCACCACCACTGCCACAATAAGAAGCAGGGCAATCAGAACGCGTTTCAGAATTTTCATGATGCGGAGATTTGAAATTTGACGGTGAAATTAGAGAAAAAGAGACATCCGTCAAATCGGTTGCTATTGGTTTGTTTGGGGAGTTGGGAATCAGAAGGTGGACAATGGAAATGGGCAATGGATATTAGAAAATGGACATTAGAAAATAGATAATAGACATTAGATATTAGAAAAAAGGCCTTGGAGATTAGCCAACATGTGCTGGATGTAAACCTGATGTTCGGCGAAGGTTGCACCTTCGTCGGTCTATTTCGTAGCTTTCAGCTACAGCAACGCATGCCGTATAACTGACCAGCTGGACAGGCCTTCGGTTCTTGGTCGCGGGCATTGAACCCCTATTATGACGATCAAGGCGATCTTCCAGGTTATGGGTACAAC
This genomic window from Flavobacteriales bacterium contains:
- a CDS encoding c-type cytochrome produces the protein MKILKRVLIALLLIVAVVVVYVQLSWHKSYDEIALPDLHASTDSAVIARGKYLIFGPAHCATCHVPMDKINDVDQGAVIPLSGGWELAIPPGTFRAPNLTPDPETGIGHFSDGQLARALRHNVRANGDQLFPFMPFQDMSDADIVAIISYLRSQEPVKHEMPQTELSFLGKALTAFGVVKPTSPETEPPKTVAIEPTAAYGGYIANSIANCRGCHTERDLKTGEFTGEPFAGGFAMPADGFTEGYSFVTPNLTPDEETGVMALWTEDAFVGRIKAGRVHRTSPMPWGVFSRMDEVEIRAIYKYLKSLKPVKNQIPKTVFEPGEEIPG
- a CDS encoding GIY-YIG nuclease family protein, which produces MEYIVYALFCSDGAYYTGCTHNLEDRLDRHNRGSMPATKNRRPVQLVSYTACVAVAESYEIDRRRCNLRRTSGLHPAHVG